The Belonocnema kinseyi isolate 2016_QV_RU_SX_M_011 chromosome 1, B_treatae_v1, whole genome shotgun sequence genomic interval AGTATGAGAGAGGATTTCACGCCATCAACCACGTGGTATTAACCTCCAAAAACGCTTAGAATGTCGTGTGGTCTTGAATAATCGTTAGCGTCACGTATAACCTCTTTTACACATGTCGGGATGATTTTTCTTGTACTTTAATGTCTCACAAATGCCGAAAATAAATGCTCAGTTACTCTCGTTCCTCTTTTAATATCTACTGATTTACTGGCCGTTATTGATCTTAAGAATCAACCCCTGAGATTTTCCTATGCCTGCCCAGTGATTTTCCTGCCTCCATCCTGAGATTCTTCTAACCCTTTTCTGGGATTTTTCTGACTGGCGCCCAAAAATCATCGGTTGATATACGTATATGTACACGTGTATGCGTATACATATACGTACATATATTATTTAACTGATCTGCCATTCTCGAGGTGGAATAAACCACTTTTGCACTACTTAGCTATAATTTcgtatgttttgttgaaaattctacaattttgttaaatgtaatctcttttggttacgTCAAttgtttgtgtaaaaaaatatatctaggaATAATATATTGCACGTTTAGTTCGAGTGCTTGGACAGccgtatttttaaaccaagtTACAACAAGTGATTATGCATTTAAAAGATGATTCATGCTAAGTTGCGactgaaaaacaaaaaagacattttctcgaccttttaaatttgtaggaTAATGTTATTCAATATTTTCAGGGTGCAGTAAAAATATCGGAATGTGTCGAAAATGATCATGACTGGctttacttgaaataattaaatatgattctgaaattctctaaaaacttctatagtttttgttaattaattaaatttaaaaaaaattttaaattaattaaatttcgcaatatctagaaaatttgaaaaatgatcacTATCAAATTTTTTGTGTAAGCCTGATGTTCAATAACATTTTAATGGGGGGAAATAGATCTGtgattcaccaaaaaaatattcacaataacTTCGCATGGTACACTACATTGTCCCAAACCGCATGCACTGCATTCTGCCAAAGCACTTCTGCCATGTCGACTTTGGCATCTcggtaaaaatcaaaataatcgaCAAGAAAACACAAGATTCTTGTTCAGCGAAAGATTTCACTTAGGAAAATACTCACCTGATATTTTTTCATCACCAATGAGATACTCTTCTTCACGCATGCCCATTATTGTGCAGTGCAATTGAAAATAAGCGTATCTGCGATTTTTGTCGAAATTGAGACAACGTCGTCAGTGGGTTTATGATCCTTCCCTTTACTAAAATATGTAAGAGAACAATAGGAATTGTTAACGAAAACTATTTAATTGTCAAGAAATAATTCACCTTATCTGCGGAAAGCAGAGAATATGCAAATGTGAAAAAGCGCAACTGGCAGGTGGGAGTACACGTCATTTTACGCATGCGCGGTGTTCAGTTACGTGTTTATTTcaagtaaatatattattaatagaaataaaaatttaaatggcttTGACTTATTGCagagattcaaaaattaataatcttcaaacGAAGCTCAAACATCtgcttaattattaatttcatgaGATAAGTGAACACTTCCAAAAAAGGTTACCAGGTTTTTGAGTGATCACTTTAAGTTGTATTTTGTAAGATAAGTATGGTCTTGAAAAGAAAATGCCGACAGATCGTTTAAGTATcgctttaaatgttattttaataatgtaattacAGAATTTAACACTAAATGTTATCAGATTCTTTAAGTATCATTTTAAGTGTTATTGTGATGAAATAGCTACAGAATTTAACATAAAGAGTAATCAGATTATGTAAGTGTCACTTTAGGAGTTTAAGTGTTATTTTAGTAAGATAACTGTAGagtatgttaattaaaaaataaaatctttgacaGAAAATAGTGTTCCCTTTTTAATCCCATTAACCAAAATTCATTTgcttaattaagttttaaaataccaTTCAGTTACCCATTACAAATGGGTTCTACGCACCAACATCTAGctcgtatatttactactttcttaaacggagAACAACCCATCCGTCAATGGTTAGTTGAAGGACGCACGGTACTGATCCATAAGAGAGGAGATTTGTCAAGTCCAAAGAGCTACCGGCCCATAGCTTGTTTAAATACCAGCTACAAGCTATTCACTGGTGTCctcaaagagaggatattaaTATCCGTCGAGCTGGTATGGAGTGCAATATTTGAACAACACGGATGCAAAAGAGAACTGTTGGTTGCAGAAATTTAAATGTAACATCAAAACTTAGTAATCTTTAATGTTCCAGTCCTTGAATTATTTTCGGTCTTTCAATTCTatgttttattttccaatttttcacatATCTtagaaggattttaaatttcttttaatccttttaatttctttctacTTTCTTGAAATCCTCTGAATTCTCTGATAGCCTGTattcatcaaaaaattgtaaaacatctCAACTCctggaatttttcttaatttacaaaatttcttacaatatttttaaatccttagaatTCCGTGAATACTGGAATATTTCCAGAAACTCATGGAgtatagctgaaaattcaactgcctggctgcaaattgatattttttagttgaaaattatactacttagttgaaaattcttgtattttgtgcAATTTTATCTCGTTGGGTAGATGGTAATCTTCAGTGCCAAAAATTAATAcattactaattttttgtttgacttCAGATgccttattttaattgaaaatgtgggTGCATTTCTGAATATCTTAATTCtccgattttatttaaactttgcatacttatgtactttgattcgctgattacgaatttaatagtgaaaattggcgacgaGGCCATCATTATGGTGACACCATGAAAAAGCCATAAAAGTCATAACTGcgtttatctaagccaatatgcaaaatcgcGCAAAATGTTCGTTACAAAAGTTATAGTTCCCATTAAGGTACATATTTTATAtcgattatttttgtttttgcgagtgatagttttcgagaaaaatgaattatatgtCGATTTTCATGTAACAAACTTCTCATGAGAGGCGGAAAGGCACCTCTGTGATTAGCTACAGGAATAATGTTGCCCAAATCCCTTTCTCAGgtcccgtgggggcgggaaggcacccctgtgactggtcacagaaataatgttgttcaaacccCTACACCTTTTCGAGCTCCCTGTTATAAACAAAAAGgaaatgaaaatccttaaaataatctTTATACCTGAAAAGCTTAATACCGTATATGTTAGCATTATCCCTGAACATGAGTTCTTATTAATTAACCAAGGTAGCTATTCTCCGAGTGACAAAGGCGACTTAGACAAGTGTAGATAGATTTTCGAACATAGGATTTATCAAAGACAGCAACTTGACTCTTTACTTTACGCCACAGAAAACTgcgaaataatatcaaatttgaGCTAGAAACTAATGATATAAATATTGCAGTAGAAACTAGGAATGTAAGGAGGaggagaaaatataatttttagaggACTCAAAACAGTCTAAATCGAAAGGTTTAACAGAATCTGGAACAAAGGCATTATCCCCTCCACTATTCAGGTTAACGAGCAGGATATTTTTCGTTCATCCACTTGGCATATGTATATCACAATACCATGCGTAATTAATAAAGTACTTCAATTCGTTACAGCGAATGGACATTGTCCATACAAACTTGAACTTTTATTCGGTCCCGTTACACATTCATCGTAAGGACTTATTTATAATAGGTCGTAGATTAAGTAAGATAAACATGATGCTTTGCTAGGCAGTACTTACTTTTCCAGGTCATTTCAGTCATTCAGAACGCTATAAGGCTAACCGCTCTATCTATTGACCGTAAATCAATCAAGTCCTGCTAAGACACATTTTCATCCTTTTTCAGATTTATTCACAATTTCACAAAGAGGTCATCTCCCCGAGCACTTTAGAGACTTTGAATGCCTAGATTTAAGACTGTCTctcatttatagaaaaataaattgttgggaTTGAAAGTGTAATTTAGGGACCTCAGATGGCTTTGCATTGACGAATTTGGCAGCTacctttttgtttctttaatttagaaaactgTCGCATATCACCTTCAACCACTTGCACCTTTAAATTCTTGCAGCACTTTTTTTAGCTGTTAGTGACCAGCGTTCAATTTTGCATGTTGCTACAGAGAAGAGAGTAGGATAAGCTTCGCTTTGGcggaattgaaaaagtttttaaaaagctatACCAGATTCGATCATTCCCTTGGCTCCAAAATACGATCGTCAATATCTGATCATAAAAAAACCAGAAGTGTATAGCATTATAAGGTTAACATTATTTAACAAACAcaactttaatatattttgtgaTAACTTGAACAAATTATGAGCACCGTATGCTGTagcaaagaaaatataaatttactgatCCTAGATAGTCATGAGTCTCATATTTCAATCGATGCAACTAACAAAGCTCGGGATAATGGGGTAAGCATGCTAACTTTCCCTCCGCACTGCAATCATGGCATAAAACCATTGCACATTTCTGTAATTGGACCCTTCAAAACCTATTCTGTACTTTTAGAGTGATTATtagaaaatattggaaattagACAAATATAACACTATAATATTGTTCATTTTGAACATTGTTTAATGAACTGTGAAGTCGTAAGTCAGCAtggtaatttttaatcagttatcAATTTCACAATCTTGAATATTAACTTTGTTGTCGGTTTTAtttcaacataaataattttaaatttaataaattatttggccgtgttaacaatattattacataaataaatcgttagatataaattattttatgttagtAAGCTAATTAACAGTTCCGATTCTAGGAATCAACGAAGACCATAGTGGCAGTGGGCGGAATGTTGATTTCGTTTGAATTCATGAGgctcctgaaaaattaaattacagtatatgAGAGACCAATTTTTATGATACCTTTTAGCtagataaattatacaaaaacatATTACACTGCATAATTATTACTCCATATGTAACAATTTTTACAATACATATCATTTTATggttcaatttgaaaaagttacTTTGTAATTTACATACCCTGACGTCAAACCTAGCCCAGGAGAAGCTCTATAAAAGGCAAGTTCTGGATCAGTATTCTCAAATTCCATCAAACTAACAGTCTTATTTTGTTCGCTAAAGTTGATAAGAACGTAAAcagattttttcttctttttattcctGCATCAAACACCGTTTCCAATTAGTAGAGGATTTTCTGGTCGgttcttatttaataaaaatatgatttttcatttttaccttGAGAATGCTAATACGTCGTTCTCTAGCACTTTCACCTGTAAGTTACCAGATCGCACAGCATGCATATTCCTTAGAGAAGCCAGAGCTTTGTAGTAATTGTAATATGAGTCATCAGAAACTTTAGCAAACGCCAGATTAAGAGTTTTGTAATTTGGGTTTACAGGACGCCATGTCTTTATATAAGTAGAAAATcctgaaattagtatttttaatgcaTAAAAGTAATATCAATTTAGACGAAATAgaacaaataaataatctttCTCCACACACGGAAAACAATAGTCGATTAAAAAGCTAGCGACTTTGAATTAGTCTAGGATATAAgagaaagttaattaaaattcacgACCTTCCGTATTCAAGAGCTAATGATGGCCAATAATTTGATTATTAAGGCAATACATTATGTCATGAACActcaaatttatcaactattaaacttgaatcttcttcttcttctctgaATTAAGTTTGCAAGACTCTTGATTCAGTAAAGTCACATTTTTCCTCAAAGAcgttcattaacattttttatttaataaagttttctCACCGGCTGAAGTTGAGTTATTCCATTGCATTGGAGACCTTTCTGGATCTCTAAATTTCGATGGAGCTTTGGAGACAATAGGTGCATCAGGCATNNNNNNNNNNNNNNNNNNNNNNNNNNNNNNNNNNNNNNNNNNNNNNNNNNNNNNNNNNNNNNNNNNNNNNNNNNNNNNNNNNNNNNNNNNNNNNNNNNNNTTTATGTAGTCATTTGTACTTTTCTGTGCTAAACTTTTCAGCATCTTATGGGATATATAACGGCTATACGAATCGCACCTCTATATACCCCATTGAAAATTCTGACGTCGTGAACTACGTGATCCACGTAATATGCCACATGTGAGAAGTTCAAGGAATAATTTCAATAGATGTTTTTGcatcttttgaaaataaacaataccTGCCAATAACATAtgctgaaggcgacttcaagcgcatcttctTTCAATAGCAGAATCCTACTTAAGCGACTGTGGATGCGCTTAAAGTCGCCTTCAGAAGCagtaatgactttttttttaatttttaacgctgcaaaaagaaactattgcaattacttcGTGACATTTTAATggcaaatttaacgtagaatccgaattgaaaaaagtaaaatgccCATCTTGCTATTTTTGTTTAGGTTTTTTTtccatgatacggaagggatattACTTGGATAGTATAAGGGTATGCAGTtgcgtatcctttccgttcattcgGTGCGCCAGGATTCGCGTGTTTTATAgttgcacatttgaaaatttgcatttaaaattttaaaatatttgtttcaaaactagaAATATATTTCACTATCTGAAATTAATGTATTATGAATTGTGAGTTTATAATAACCTTCATCTCCTCAACAAGGTCCTTATTTCTGTAATTCAAATCAGGCTGTGAAGGGGTGAACTGGTGTAAGTAGAAAGCTTGTCTTTTATCATTCCAAGTCCACGCTGATCCATTAAATACACTTCTCTGGAGTAaacagaaaaacagaattatgaGGTCAGTCTGTGGATTGAAATGacacaaaagtattaaaataaatgcaaatcTTTACTAGAATGAATACTGGCTAGTAGTTTCTTTGTGCTAATAGTGTCATAAATACAGTCAAACCCGGACATAGCGCGACTATCGCGAGTTTCACTGTATTCTCTACATTAACCAGGAACTTTAGTAGCGACTAAAATCCTTACCCAGTTATTAGGTGGTTGCATAGTTCCGTCATCTTTTTGCCCTTCTTTCCACACATAATAATCAGTGTAAGGTTCAACACCAGCAACGCTTTTTTGAAACCATTCGTGTTGGTCAGAGCTGTAAGTAGGTATACAGTCCATGAGAACTTTCATTGAATAATCATGAGCTCTCTTAACGAGGTTCTCAAAGTCTTGCATGGTTCCAAACATGTAATTAATTCCGGTGAAATTAGATGCATCGTATCCATTGTCCACCATCGGACTCTTGTATATAGGGGTTAACCAAAAAGCATCGACTTTTAAGTCTGCTAAATAATCCAATTTATTAATGATGCCTgagaagtttgaataaaaattaagcaatttagcAATCAAAATAAGGTTACGTATTTACGGGGGTTACTTTGTCTTTAAAATTAGGTTTACCTCTTAGATCACCATTTCCATCGCCGTCACTATCCATGAAGCTTCTGGGGTAAATTTGATATAGTGACATAGATTGCCACCAACTGTGGTGGCTCTTGACGGTGCACAGAAAAAGCGTTGTAACGCatagtgcaaaaaatattttcatttttctaaataaaaaaataataaatggtaaAATTCAAGAACAATATACTTTAACCATAATCTGTTTTTATCTATTCAAACAATTAAcgattttaactaata includes:
- the LOC117177365 gene encoding alpha-glucosidase-like, whose protein sequence is MKIFFALCVTTLFLCTVKSHHSWWQSMSLYQIYPRSFMDSDGDGNGDLRGIINKLDYLADLKVDAFWLTPIYKSPMVDNGYDASNFTGINYMFGTMQDFENLVKRAHDYSMKVLMDCIPTYSSDQHEWFQKSVAGVEPYTDYYVWKEGQKDDGTMQPPNNWRSVFNGSAWTWNDKRQAFYLHQFTPSQPDLNYRNKDLVEEMKMQKHLLKLFLELLTCGILRGSRSSRPPSKFRDPERSPMQWNNSTSAGFSTYIKTWRPVNPNYKTLNLAFAKVSDDSYYNYYKALASLRNMHAVRSGNLQVKVLENDVLAFSRNKKKKKSVYVLINFSEQNKTVSLMEFENTDPELAFYRASPGLGLTSGSLMNSNEINIPPTATMVFVDS